A DNA window from Camelina sativa cultivar DH55 chromosome 17, Cs, whole genome shotgun sequence contains the following coding sequences:
- the LOC104758604 gene encoding uncharacterized protein LOC104758604, with protein MKTVIKLLPLIFLTFFGFFSSLVIASFSELESAPVFESIGDESSSSSSSSAPKISYDRINEVKRKCKSYLSSASELKLEDLSMAPRKSKKRLSFRYGDWNQDSGDSPILPFDSTNTPKNSSTKPMNLVSFSVTDLDLPHRTKRYVGVNGVMLLAITMFNELPSLRSYYGIREFELWPSHTQLKISFQGVYFENGGDDDERVLCMLGETMLPSRDESESSSTDPWKWVKEHDTPPLLQDDQILLLLRYPKRFTLTKRVIRGELTSLNQKPSLKFFDKIHLSSQLGKSVRYDFVSDDLVSKACDPYPYKNETFTSSGSGINVYKGKGFCDLLQRVANRSPLTVVPNWKCNGTDEYCSKLGPFASDGDIKSTDGSFKDVKLYMQNIHYEETAARSETDAVTKVSAVFRAVHPNENLYISGLRSGIDNMTVTAEGMWKPSSGQLCMVGCRSGQVDGCNARVCLYIPTTFSIRQRSILVGTFSCLNTEKNLTPSFSPLSFEKLVEPMDMQNYFQSSDSKPFYSYSKLDKAGAILERNQEFSFGTIIKKSVMWFPKLEDSDDLLTSLSHLAEDLTFHTPAFTDKLASGTNFGMDVLSLGPLFGLFWRTMNVSIPQQTTPYRTKAEYTEKQLLLNVSAQMSLTGENFGNFSVIYLEGLYDEHVGRMYLVGCRDVRASWKILFDSADLEAGLDCLIDVVVSYPPIKSRWLADPTAKVSISSRRPEDDPLYFKPVKLKTTPIFYRRQREDILSRAGVEGILRVLTLTFSIGCITSQLFYVGSNTDSLPFVSLVMLGVQALGYSLPLITGAEALFKRKQASATTYEPPSFELQRSQWFNVIDYTVKLLVMVCFLLTLRLCQKVWRSRARLLTRTPQEPHKVPSDRRVLFIALILHALGYILALILHPARTDRLVVGSYAPAVSNWWQTETEEYIGLVQDFFLLPQVIANVMWQIDSQQPLRKLYYFGITLVRLFPHVYDYIIGSVPDPYFMGEEHEFVNPNFEFFSKFGDVAIPVTAILLAVIVFVQQRWDYDKLSQALSFGWFRILPSRSVKYERVMSESEMVSGVRVNGNRSDDE; from the coding sequence ATGAAAACGGTAATAAAGCTCCTTCCTTTGatctttctaacattttttgggttcttctcttctcttgtaaTTGCTTCCTTCTCGGAGTTAGAGTCCGCTCCTGTTTTTGAATCAATCGGcgatgaatcatcatcatcatcatcatcatccgcaCCTAAGATTAGTTACGATCGGATCAATGAAGTGAAGCGTAAGTGCAAATCTTATTTATCTTCAGCTTCTGAATTGAAGCTCGAAGACCTCTCCATGGCTccaagaaaatccaaaaaaagaCTCAGCTTTCGATACGGAGATTGGAATCAAGATTCTGGTGATTCTCCGATTCTACCGTTTGATTCGACGAACACACCTAAGAACTCGTCGACGAAGCCTATgaatcttgtttctttctcagTCACAGATCTAGATCTCCCACATCGAACCAAGAGATACGTAGGCGTCAATGGTGTTATGCTACTCGCGATCACAATGTTCAACGAGTTGCCAAGCTTGAGATCTTACTATGGGATCCGTGAGTTTGAGTTATGGCCTAGTCACACTCAGCTTAAGATCTCGTTTCAAGGGGTTTATTTTGAGAacggtggtgatgatgatgagagagtTTTGTGTATGCTTGGTGAAACAATGTTGCCTTCTCGTGACGAATCTGAGTCTTCTTCTACTGATCCATGGAAATGGGTTAAGGAACATGACACACCTCCGCTATTACAAGAtgatcagattcttcttcttcttcggtatCCGAAAAGATTCACACTGACTAAAAGAGTGATCAGAGGAGAGCTTACAAGTCTAAACCAGAAGCCTAGTCTTAAGTTTTTCGACAAGATTCATCTGTCTTCTCAGCTTGGGAAATCTGTTCGGTACGATTTCGTCTCTGACGATTTGGTATCAAAGGCTTGTGATCCGTATCCTTATAAAAACGAAACCTTTACCAGTTCTGGAAGTGGTATCAATGTCTATAAAGGGAAAGGCTTCTGTGATCTTCTCCAAAGAGTTGCTAACCGTTCGCCACTCACCGTTGTACCTAACTGGAAATGTAACGGTACAGATGAGTACTGCAGCAAATTAGGTCCGTTTGCGTCTGATGGAGATATTAAATCAACTGATGGTAGCTTTAAAGATGTGAAGTTGTATATGCAGAACATACATTATGAGGAAACTGCAGCTCGGTCTGAAACAGATGCTGTTACAAAAGTCTCAGCGGTTTTTCGCGCTGTTCATCCGAATGAGAATCTTTACATTTCAGGGTTGAGGTCAGGGATAGACAATATGACGGTTACAGCTGAAGGGATGTGGAAGCCTTCGAGCGGGCAGTTATGTATGGTTGGGTGCAGGAGTGGTCAGGTAGATGGCTGTAACGCTCGTGTTTGTTTGTATATTCCAACTACTTTTTCGATAAGGCAGCGAAGTATACTCGTTGGAACGTTCTCTTGCTTAAATACTGAAAAGAACTTGACTCCTTCTTTCTCCCCTTTATCCTTTGAGAAGCTTGTGGAGCCTATGGATATGCAGAACTACTTCCAGTCTTCGGATTCGAAACCGTTTTATAGTTACTCCAAGTTAGACAAAGCTGGTGCTATCCTTGAGAGAAACCAAGAGTTCTCTTTCGGAACCATAATCAAGAAGTCTGTAATGTGGTTTCCAAAGTTGGAAGATTCTGATGATTTGCTTACAAGTCTTTCTCATTTAGCTGAGGACTTGACTTTTCATACCCCTGCATTTACTGACAAGCTGGCCTCAGGGACTAACTTCGGCATGGATGTTCTCTCGCTCGGTCCTTTATTCGGACTTTTCTGGCGTACGATGAACGTTTCCATTCCACAACAGACTACTCCTTACCGCACAAAAGCTGAGTACACTGAGAAACAGCTTCTGCTCAATGTATCAGCTCAAATGTCACTTACAGGGGAAAATTTTGGTAACTTCTCTGTTATTTACTTGGAAGGTCTTTACGATGAGCATGTTGGGAGAATGTATCTTGTTGGATGCAGAGATGTGAGAGCTTCTTGGAAAATTTTGTTCGACAGTGCTGATCTTGAAGCTGGGCTGGATTGTTTGATCGACGTTGTGGTTTCTTATCCACCCATCAAATCACGTTGGTTGGCTGATCCAACTGCTAAGGTTTCTATATCCAGCAGAAGACCAGAAGATGATCCTCTCTATTTTAAACCGGTTAAGCTGAAAACAACTCCTATCTTTTACAGAAGGCAACGTGAAGACATTCTTTCTCGTGCAGGCGTTGAAGGGATCCTTAGGGTTCTCACTCTTACATTCTCTATCGGTTGCATCACTAGCCAGCTTTTTTACGTCGGTAGCAATACAGACTCGCTTCCTTTTGTTTCGCTTGTAATGCTAGGAGTTCAAGCTCTAGGGTATAGCTTGCCGTTGATCACTGGAGCTGAGGCTctctttaaaagaaaacaagctTCAGCAACAACGTATGAACCACCTTCATTTGAGCTACAGAGAAGTCAATGGTTCAATGTGATTGATTACACTGTGAAGCTACTTGTGATGGTCTGCTTCCTACTAACTCTAAGGCTTTGTCAGAAAGTGTGGAGGTCTCGTGCAAGATTGCTCACTCGAACACCTCAAGAACCGCATAAAGTTCCAAGTGATCGCCGTGtgctcttcattgccttgatctTACACGCACTAGGATACATACTTGCTCTGATTCTACATCCAGCAAGAACAGATAGATTAGTTGTTGGAAGTTACGCACCTGCTGTTTCGAATTGGTGGCAAACCGAAACAGAGGAGtatattggtttggttcaagATTTCTTTTTGCTCCCTCAGGTTATTGCTAATGTTATGTGGCAGATTGATTCACAGCAGCCACTAAGGAAGCTATACTACTTTGGGATCACTCTTGTCAGGCTTTTCCCTCACGTCTATGACTACATCATTGGTTCTGTTCCTGATCCTTACTTCATGGGAGAAGAACACGAGTTTGTTAATCCGAACTTTGAATTCTTCTCTAAGTTTGGGGATGTCGCGATACCTGTTACTGCGATACTACTTGCTGTCATTGTGTTTGTTCAGCAGAGATGGGACTATGACAAGCTTTCCCAAGCTTTAAGCTTTGGATGGTTTAGGATTCTCCCTTCTCGTTCTGTTAAGTATGAGAGAGTAATGTCTGAATCCGAAATGGTTTCTGGAGTCCGTGTCAATGGAAATCGCAgtgatgatgaatga
- the LOC104758603 gene encoding root phototropism protein 3-like: MVDKTSSPESATISTKSPSNSTGKIECSLFDDGCILDIDYFVNTIAGIKSKGVRPDLIGSIIVHYASTWLPDLSDVVQNPDDPQPQQQSESFSVTAFVMKKRFLVETLIGIIPPEKDSVPCNFLLRLLRTANMVGADSNYKTELEAKISWQLDQASLKELMIPSFSHTCGTLLDVELVTRLVKKFTGLDYEGVKSGASLVKVAKLVDSYLAEAALDGDLSLPEFMSLAEALPYHARANEDGLYRAIDTYLKAHPKVTKQERKRLCGLIDSKKLSMEASLHAAQNDRLPVRTILQVLFSEQTKLSHRSNNNIDWSGSSFSGVRSSPNPSGSHYSESGPARCMSKREINVQHAEIRRLREDMANLKSQCEAMQTQLHKLIEKKGTCTSGKKGFFRWTKLGFRSGLSVSVVENTNGDQEFGGNGEDDEFEYVTQTPGNMKTKLVKGRTPSRWRNSMS; encoded by the exons ATGGTGGACAAAACATCTTCGCCGGAGTCTGCCACCATCTCCACCAAATCTCCGTCAAACTCCACCGGAAAAATAGAGTGTTCTTTGTTCGACGATGGTTGCATTCTTGACATTGATTATTTCGTTAACACCATCGCCGGAATCAAATCCAAAGGTGTTCGTCCTGATCTCATCGGCTCCATCATCGTTCATTACGCTTCCACGTGGCTTCCTGACCTCTCAGACGTAGTCCAAAACCCTGATGATCCGCAACCGCAACAGCAATCAGAGAGCTTCTCTGTTACTGCCTTCGTCATGAAGAAACGTTTCTTAGTCGAAACACTAATCGGAATCATCCCACCGGAGAAAGATTCCGTTCCTTGTAACTTCCTCCTTCGTCTTCTCAGAACTGCCAACATGGTCGGAGCAGATTCAAATTACAAGACCGAGCTCGAGGCTAAGATTTCATGGCAGCTTGACCAAGCTTCCCTCAAGGAGCTAATGATACCTTCGTTTAGTCACACATGCGGGACATTGCTTGACGTTGAGCTCGTGACTCGGTTGGTTAAGAAATTTACGGGACTAGACTACGAAGGAGTCAAATCTGGTGCTTCCCTTGTTAAAGTAGCGAAGCTCGTGGACTCTTACTTAGCCGAAGCCGCTTTAGATGGTGATTTAAGCCTCCCGGAGTTTATGTCTCTCGCCGAAGCTCTCCCTTACCATGCTCGTGCAAATGAAGATGGGTTATACCGAGCAATTGACACTTATCTCAAG GCACATCCTAAAGTGACAAAGCAAGAAAGGAAGAGACTTTGTGGACTAATAGACAGCAAGAAGCTATCAATGGAGGCATCTCTTCACGCTGCACAGAACGATCGTTTACCGGTTAGAACTATTCTACAAGTTCTGTTCTCTGAGCAGACAAAGCTGAGTCAtcgcagcaacaacaacattgaCTGGAGTGGCTCATCGTTCAGTGGCGTTAGGAGCAGCCCTAACCCTTCTGGTTCACACTACTCAGAGTCTGGTCCTGCGCGGTGCATGTCCAAACGTGAGATAAATGTTCAGCACGCAGAGATAAGAAGGTTGAGAGAGGATATGGCAAACCTGAAAAGCCAGTGTGAAGCGATGCAAACGCAGTTACATAAGCTTATTGAGAAGAAAGGTACGTGTACTAGTGGTAAGAAAGGGTTTTTTAGGTGGACGAAGTTGGGATTTAGGAGCGGTTTAAGTGTAAGCGTTGTGGAAAATACAAATGGTGATCAAGAGTTTGGTGGtaatggagaagatgatgagtttGAGTATGTGACTCAGACTCCTGGTAATATGAAGACGAAGCTTGTTAAAGGAAGAACACCTTCTAGGTGGAGAAATTCTATGTCTTGA